ATACGACAAACAAAAGCAACAGGAATGCAGCAACCGCACGCATTAAAGCTGCACAACTTCCAATGGCTGCTGGCACCAATATAAAGCCCGCTGCCATCAAGTCCTTGAGTAAAATCCCTTTCAAGTTCGCTAACATGGTCATCTGTCACGTCAATGTTGGCGAATTTCACCCCTAAGAAGGGCCGAAATAAAAGGCCATCGCAAATACAGCAAGAAGCCCCTAACTCAGCATCAAATACGCGATAATCAAATGCATATTTCGCCACTATCGGCACCTGATCAAAATGTGCCTCTTTATCTGCTTTAGAACGAAAAGAGGTGTAGCGCAGACTAAGATCCCATACATTCCAGCGTGCTGAACCGCCAACTCTCCATCCCCAATCATTCCCTGGAGTTAATTTATCGAAACTTCCATCTCCAAGAACAAGATCCGTACTGTGAAGATGCCAAAACAAGGCGTCGGCATACACAGAAAATTCCATGTTGCAAAAATCAACGCAGAGAAAATCGCATGTATTCTGATCATAGCAAGGATCACAATGATCATAGCCATCAAAAGCATGCGTAAAGTGGGCAGATGTTAAAAGGATGCCAAAAACAAGATTCTTTAGAATTTTCATCATCAGTCCAATCAAAAATTAAATGCTTTTTAATGATAAAGGCGATCTCTTCCGGATCGCCTTTAATGAAAGAAAGATTTAGAAATTCGCGCCTAGACGGAGAACAAGACCTCCAATACCTAGGTGAGCAAGGCTATCGATTGCCCGTACTAGTTCTCCTCTCCAACCCCAGTACTGAACTTCATAACCGACTTGGACAAACGCATCGGCATTGCAAAGGCCGCACATTCTAAACTCAAGACCTGCATACAATTCGTGCACAGGAATAAATTGGCAATCTTTAGCAGAACCCTCTTCTCCTACCTCTTCTCCTACACTGTATTTAAAGTCTCCATCAAGAACACCTGTGCTGAAACGGGAAACTAATGCAACTGGAATGCTGCGATCGCAAACATTGAAGCTGCAGATCTGCCAGCGGTTGTCGAAACCAACGTAAAGACCGCATCCATCCAATTTTAGCTTACGGTCTAACCCTTTGTCGAAAATAAACTCAATGTTTCTAATGTCTACTTTGATTCGTGCAAATTTTCCACCGAAGAAAGGCCTGAAGAGAATGCCTTCACAGATGCAGCACGCACGGCCAAGCTCAACATCGAACACATCGTAATCGAATTCACTTGCCGCCACGACAGAGCTTTCTCCAAATTGAACATCTCTCTTCGCTGTTGAAGAAAAAGAAGTGTAGCGGAAACCGATATCCCAAGAATTCCAGTAGGCGGAAGCTCCGATTCTCCAACCCCAATTGTAATCGTGATCGGTTTTTCCATCGTTTAATCCATCTTTTCTTCCATCATTTGTAATTAGAGAAAGATCGTTATGCCAGTAAAGCGCATCAGCATACAACTCAAATTCCATATCGCATAAGCTGATGTTGCACAGATCACATTCCGTACCCATGTAGCATGGATCGCATGCATCGCATGCTTCATCGGAATAAGCAAACTGAGCGGAGGCCAACAGTACAAAAAGTACTAAATTTTTCAAATGTTTCATTGTGAACTCCATTTTTGTTACCAAATAGAAAAAACCATCTTAGACTACAGCCTTGAGAGGATTTTTTCCAAATTTTATTTTCGTCACTGAAAGATCAATAAAGAATCTTAGACTGTGTAAAATGTAATACATCCATCGATTTTTTGAACAGTAGAAATCATCACAATCTCGTTAAATGTGAATAACGCGCTGCAAGATCTTTAACCTGGCAATCACTAGAGAACAGCACTTTGTAGATCATCCCGACCGAACTATCATACACTTGCTGAACAACACCAACACCAAATTCCTGATGAAACACGGCATCCCCGGACTCAAATTCTGTTTCCATTTCAGATGTTTGCATCATTGAAGAGCCCCCAATCGTTATCCCATCACGCACCCTTTGCAGATGTTCGATAGGAATTTCTTTGAGAAAACGGCTAGGCCTCTGCGTACGCGCCTGCCCCCACAAATAACGGAAACGGGCATCTGTAATATAAAGATACTCTTTGGCTCGTGTCATGCCGACATAGCACAAACGCCTCTCCTCTTCAAGCGCTTCTTGACTGCCCCTGGAGTTAGCATGAGGAAAAAGGTCCTCTTCCATGCCGACCAGGAACACAAGCGTATATTCCAGCCCTTTTCCATTATGGATCGTCATTAAATTCACTCTATCAACAAGGCCGGCGTCAGCTTCATCAAGACTCGATTTCAAGGACAATTCTTCAAGAAAGTCGGCAAGTTCGGCGCTGTCCCTCTCCTGTTCCCACTCCATTGCCTTTGTCCTCAATTCATCCAGGTTTGCTTTGCGGTCGTCAACGGTTTCCGGATCTTCAGATAAGTGGTTCAGATAACCTGTTTCTTCAACAGCTGCGATGACAAGCTCTTTGAGAGAACATTCAGCATAGATCCGCTTCAATTTTCGAATCATGGAAAGGTATCCCTCAAGCCCCTCTTTCTGCTTAGTGGTCATCCGCAAAGAAACACCGCCATCAACCAATGCCTGGCAATATTCCAAAATCGTCATCCCTTCCTGAGTTGCTCCCAGACGAATCTTTTCAATCGTCGCATTCCCAAGTCCACGGCGGGGAAGATTAATCGTCCGTTGAAAAGAAATGAAGTCTGAATCCGAATAAGTCATTCGTAAAAAGGCGAGCACGTCTTTGATTTCCTTCCGCTGGTAAAAAGAAATTCCTCCAACAATGACGTAAGGAATACGAGAAGATAATAAACGGTCCTCAAATGCACGCGATTGGAAATTGGTCCTGTAAAAAATGACCATTTCCTGATAGGGGATCCCTTTTTCCTCGTGGAAATAACGGATCGTATCTGCAACAAACTGCGATTCATTGCGATCGGAATCACCGGTGTAATGTTTAATCTTTTCTCCCGGCCCTAGCGCACTCCATAAATTTTTTTCGAAACGCTGCTGGTTGAATCCGATCAAGTGATTTGCCGCATCTAAGATATTGGCACGGCTGCGATAATTTTGTTCAAGTCTCACCACTTTAGCGCCTGCAAAATCGTTCTCAAAATTGAGAATATTCTGGATATTTGCTCCTCTCCAAGAGTAGATCGATTGGTCAGGATCTCCGACAACGCAAAGATTTTTCGTACGTTCAACAAGCTTGCACACAATTTCATACTGCGCATGGTTCGTGTCCTGATACTCGTCGATCAATAAATGAGACCATCTGTCTTGATACCCTTTCAGCACTTCCGGACACTCTCTAAACAGTTTCACGACAAGAAAAAGAAGATCGTCAAAATCAAGGGCATTATACTCTTTCAGCCTCTCTTGGTATTTCCTATAAACCATTGGCAAAGCCATGTCGGCAGGATCTTTCGACTGCGAGCTTTGCACTTGATCCGGCCCCAGCAACTGATTTTTCGCTTTGGAGATCAACGATCGGAACACTTTGGGCTCCATTTTTTTATCCCGAATTTTCAGCTCTTCCAAACAGGCTTTCAGCAATTTCAACACATCGTCTTCGTCATAAATGGTAAAATCACTGCGATATCCCAGCTCATGAATCGACTCCCTCAAAATCCTTGCCCCTAAACTATGGAAAGTGCTGATGAGAACGTGGCTGTTTGCGATCTTTCTGATCCTCTCCTGCATTTCCCCCGCAGCTTTGTTTGTGAATGTGAGTCCAAGGATTTGAGAAGCAGGCACTCCACTTTCGATAAGAGCAGCAATTCGGTAAGTCACTACGCGCGTCTTTCCGGAACCTGCGCCGGCCAAGACAAGTAAAGGCCCGTTAAATGTATTGACAGCATCTTGTTGCGGTTCATTCAATCCAGCGGCATACATCATTGTTTTCATCCTTATAAAATGGGTGCGCGCTCTTCATGTTCACGCATTCCTAAGTTTCCATAGCGATGGTAATCACAGCTATAGCTGACTTCTCTCAAATAGTGAAGAAGCTCTAAACGGCCATTAGCGACTACCTGGGAGAGGTGCACATGGCAACAAGCTTCCGAAAGCGCCTGACTTAAGCTTGAAGATGGAGCAGAAATCAGCCGTATCCGCTCAACTTCTCCTTTAAGCACGCGGTCGATAAAATTGGATTCCGACTCCGAAATGACATGCACTTTTGATGAGAGATTCACCCAATCTCCCTTAGAAATCTGCAGGACAGTTTTGCTGTCTCCGCTGACTTCTAAGTGTGTGCGGCAAATCGCAGCGGCAGCAATAATCCGCATCGTATCGATGAGTTCATCTTGAGGCTGTACGCGCAGCACAACTTTCTCGTGAGGAACATACTGAAACAGATTATCCTCTCCAACAATTTTACTAGGATCGGCCGCTGTAGAAAAATCGTGCTTATAATGATAAGCGTAACTTTGCACACTAGCTTCCCAAATCTCCATTTTTTCAGAAGACAACTCAAATTTCTGAATGAAAAGCCCAAGAACAT
This genomic window from Waddlia chondrophila WSU 86-1044 contains:
- a CDS encoding Lpg1974 family pore-forming outer membrane protein; translation: MKHLKNLVLFVLLASAQFAYSDEACDACDPCYMGTECDLCNISLCDMEFELYADALYWHNDLSLITNDGRKDGLNDGKTDHDYNWGWRIGASAYWNSWDIGFRYTSFSSTAKRDVQFGESSVVAASEFDYDVFDVELGRACCICEGILFRPFFGGKFARIKVDIRNIEFIFDKGLDRKLKLDGCGLYVGFDNRWQICSFNVCDRSIPVALVSRFSTGVLDGDFKYSVGEEVGEEGSAKDCQFIPVHELYAGLEFRMCGLCNADAFVQVGYEVQYWGWRGELVRAIDSLAHLGIGGLVLRLGANF
- a CDS encoding Lpg1974 family pore-forming outer membrane protein; the encoded protein is MMKILKNLVFGILLTSAHFTHAFDGYDHCDPCYDQNTCDFLCVDFCNMEFSVYADALFWHLHSTDLVLGDGSFDKLTPGNDWGWRVGGSARWNVWDLSLRYTSFRSKADKEAHFDQVPIVAKYAFDYRVFDAELGASCCICDGLLFRPFLGVKFANIDVTDDHVSELERDFTQGLDGSGLYIGASSHWKLCSFNACGCCIPVAFVCRMSTGILDSDFTRTEPPAPTEKERRESKAFRFIPVHEVYAGLEFRMCVLCDADAFFQIGYEAQYWGWKGIAEDALSHAYLGVGGLVLRLGANF
- a CDS encoding ATP-dependent helicase is translated as MYAAGLNEPQQDAVNTFNGPLLVLAGAGSGKTRVVTYRIAALIESGVPASQILGLTFTNKAAGEMQERIRKIANSHVLISTFHSLGARILRESIHELGYRSDFTIYDEDDVLKLLKACLEELKIRDKKMEPKVFRSLISKAKNQLLGPDQVQSSQSKDPADMALPMVYRKYQERLKEYNALDFDDLLFLVVKLFRECPEVLKGYQDRWSHLLIDEYQDTNHAQYEIVCKLVERTKNLCVVGDPDQSIYSWRGANIQNILNFENDFAGAKVVRLEQNYRSRANILDAANHLIGFNQQRFEKNLWSALGPGEKIKHYTGDSDRNESQFVADTIRYFHEEKGIPYQEMVIFYRTNFQSRAFEDRLLSSRIPYVIVGGISFYQRKEIKDVLAFLRMTYSDSDFISFQRTINLPRRGLGNATIEKIRLGATQEGMTILEYCQALVDGGVSLRMTTKQKEGLEGYLSMIRKLKRIYAECSLKELVIAAVEETGYLNHLSEDPETVDDRKANLDELRTKAMEWEQERDSAELADFLEELSLKSSLDEADAGLVDRVNLMTIHNGKGLEYTLVFLVGMEEDLFPHANSRGSQEALEEERRLCYVGMTRAKEYLYITDARFRYLWGQARTQRPSRFLKEIPIEHLQRVRDGITIGGSSMMQTSEMETEFESGDAVFHQEFGVGVVQQVYDSSVGMIYKVLFSSDCQVKDLAARYSHLTRL